In the Callospermophilus lateralis isolate mCalLat2 chromosome 7, mCalLat2.hap1, whole genome shotgun sequence genome, TGCATCTGGTTGGTGAGAAGAAGACCATCTCTTACATTGGATGTGTGGCCCAGATGTACATCTTCCTGATGCTGGGAATCACTGAGTCTTGGCTTTTTGCCATCATGGCTTATGACAGGTATGTGGCCATTTGCCACCCTCTCAGGTACAAAGTCATCATGAGCCCTTCACTGTGTGGGTCATTGGTGGCCTTCTGTGGATTCTGGGGTATCAGCTGTGCTCTGATATACACAGTCTCTGCTATGATTCTTCCCTATTGTGGCCCCAATGAGATCAAccacttcttctgtgaagtacctgCTGTTTTGAAGTTGGCCTGTGCAGACACCTCTATCAACGACCAGGTGGACTTCATCCTGGGATTCGTTCTTCTTTTGGTCCCACTCTCCCTCATCATCATTGTCTACATCAACATCTTTGCTGCCATCCTGAAGATCCGCTCAACCCAAGGGCGGCTCaaggccttctccacctgtgcTTCTCACATCACTGTGGTCACCATGTTCTCTATCCCATGTATGGTCATGTATATGAGACCTGGATCTGAGTCCTCCCCAGAAGAGGACAAGAAGCTGGCTCTGTTCTACAATGTCATCTCTGCTTTCCTGAACCCCATCGTCTACAGCCTCCGGAACAAAGACGTGAAGAGGGCTTTCCTCAAAGTGGTAGGCCATGACAAAGGGTCAGAATGATGTCCCAGAAGCATGAACACCAAGAACCAAGCCATAGACAACAGCCTACCTGTCTTCTTCCTCCAAATTCCTTCTAACATCCAGTGGGCACACATGCTATATTAATGGAAAATATTAGGCGAAATTATGTTTGAGAAGGCTAGGACAGTGAGTGCCTCTCAAACGTGAGCACACCAGACCATAGACTCCATAAAGACAGGTCCCGTAGTGATCTCTCTTATCATCAGCTTAGACTATCAGGCACAGAATTAGCGTCAACATCTGGGGGCTTTAATTAATGAAATAAGTTCAACCTGCAGGGCATACGGTGTCTCCAAGACACCCAGATCAGTAGCCTGACTACAGGTCAATCAGAAGCATAATAACTCCTGAAAAAAGAACAATTTGAGATAAGTCAATGACTATCACAGTAAATAGAGTAATACAGGTCATTACTATCTAGTACTATTAGGACAGTATGAACTTAAGGTACATAAACCCTCATGCCATTAAAGAGAAGAGCTCTTTTTTTGGGAAGTGATATTTGTAGGGAGGAGATAATCTAGGGTGAACATATCTTCTTCCATAGACTTCATAATATACTTTCAACTTCATTTAAGTACATTGACATAAAATGAATTATAGAATTTACAACTTATATACAATAAATCCAATATAATTTGTATCCAGTTATATAGTCTGATGAGTCCTGATGCACGTGTATACCTGTgaaaccatcaccacaatcaacATCAAAGTTCCTGACTCTTTGCAATCCCTATGTATTAAAAACCTAAAGCCATGTACTTAATTGCCCCAAAGTTTGGTGGATAAAATTGCAAAAACTTATTGTTTTGCAGGTTCCAGGGGTCAAGAATATCAATGAATCTGAGATGGGTTGCTGGATTAGGGAGTCTCACAAGGTTGCTATCAATGTACAAGCCAGGGTTGCAGATTTTCCAAAGCTCATCTGGAGAAGAATCTGCTTTCAATTTCACAAGATGGTTGTTGCAAGGATTCAACGGGGCCTGTTTAATTATTGACTGTTATGCAGAGGATCCATCAGTTCTTTGCCATGTGTGCCTCTCTATAGAGCTGTTCACCAACTGGCAGCTGGTTTCAGTGGAACGAGCAAGCAAGAGAGAGGTTGTGAGCAGTGTGGAAGTCTGGCCAGTTGGAGTCTAattttgaaagagttgtccatcacTCATGGGCTATTTTTTCATGAGAAGTGAacatctagggctggggatgtggttcaagcagtagtgcgcccgcctggcatgtgtgcggcccgggttcgatcctcagcaccacatacaaacaaagatgttgtgtccgccgagaactaaaaaaataaataaatatttaattaaaaaaaaaaaaaagaagaagaagtgaaCTTCTAGGTCCAGTCCaaactcagtgggagagtgctgcAATCTGCATGGCCATTAATTCAGAAACCAGCAAGGGGcgactgggggtgggggtggttaGAAAAGAAATACTTAGAGAAAACTGGGACCAGGTGCGACATCATCCTCTGGTGGAAGAACAATGACCCAGAGCTAGCTCAGCATGTTTATCATATAGGTTTTATCATCAAAAGGGTTTTCTATGAAAGTTCCTTCAAAGAAGGCAAGCTGAAGATCAAAGCACTGGCAAACAATTATGATTATCTACTTATGCTCATCATTCTCTATGCCCAGCAGCTGGTGAATTTTATAATCAGCTTGTCTGCACCAACAAAAAGTCCTGCTGCAGTTTTGGTGGGCATTGCATGAAAAAGATCCGTTTAGAAAGAATTGAAAACTGGCTTTTATCTGAATCTGCTAGTTCACCAACAAGGTATGTCCTTACTTAGTGAAAGGAAAGCGGAAGGGAGACGACGGCAAGCGAGAAATGAAAgaaaccaggcagagatacacacaagagtttgtcagagctgacaaataaaggcacatCTCTCCATAGATAGAGAAAGGCGTACAGACTTGGGTTGGAGACTTTTATAGGGGTGGCTCAGGGATTAGAGCCAGGAGGGTCCTAATGTGGGCGattaagggtggggttggaacccCTTGGGCAGGAAACAATGCAGGTGGAGAAGGGTTGGGGTTGGcagagggagtggtgagcctttctcagaaaagcCCTTGGGCAGGAAAAGCAAAACTTTTCCTTAAAATGGTGACTGCCACTTAAGATGGCcacccagatgctaagcaaggaccttacactTAAGTTTATTTGATTCTTTTTCATCATGTTTGTTAAGTTTTACCTACACAGTTAAATGAGAtagtgtggttttaattttgtcTTCTAATAGTTATCGCTTTTATATAGAAATAAGATTAATCTTTGGGTATTAGCTTTGCATCCTGTGACACTGGTAAACCCACCAATTAGTTCTaagaggtttttgtttgtttagaacCCTTAATTATTTCTATATAGACAATCATATCACCAGCAAATAGAGGCagtttgaattcttctttccAAACTTTTATTTTCTTGCCTTATTGCACTGGTGAGGTCTGACTTCCAACACTGTTTTAAAGAGAAGTGGTAAGAGGAAGCACCCTTGACTTTTTCCTAACGGTAGGGGAAAGTACCTGATCTTTTATCATTTTGTATAATGTAATATTAGCTGGATGTTTTTGTAGATGTTCTTTACCAAGATGAGGAGATTCCCTTCTAGTCTCAGTTTgctaagttttgttttgtttaaatcaCTAATGAGTGTccaattttgtcaaatgccttttcaGATTCAACTGATATGATCATAACAGTAAAGGAAGATTTTCTTCTTTAGACTATTAACgtgatgattttcaaatattggcCCAGCCTTGCATTCCTAGAATAAAGCACACTTGGCTATAGTATTTACTCTTTATATGGATTTGATTTGTGTCTTAGCTGAGGTCACCATACAATGATAAAATAccaattttctttattattttcttccctATGTTTATTTTTGggtgtatttttattattattttttttttttagttttttgatggGAACTTATATAGCTTGaggacttttctttttttctaatatatgtcATTAGTACTATTAATCTCCTTTTCCAAAGAGGTTAATTCTTTAGCCAAAAATTACAGACCTTTATGTGTTATACTTTCACCTTCTTTctgtgaaatattttttcatttctcttgagatTTCCTCTTTGATCCATGGATTATTTAAAAGTGTGGAATTTAATTTCTAATAATTTGGAGAATTTTCTGTTATCTTTCTGTTATTGATTAATAGTTTGGTTCTTTGTGGCCAGAGAACTTACCTTGtttgattttacttattttaaaatttacattatttCCCAGGATATGGAGTATCTTAGCAAATATTAAACTTTTGCTAGGAAAGagctacattaaaaaaatttttttttagttgtagatggacacaaaacctttatttatttatttttatgtggtgctgaggattgtaccctgtgcctcacacgtgttaggcaagcacttcaccactgagctacaaccccagccccaagaactatatttttccatcttattttttctctttttttcctctgcaTGTAAGACTGTTTGATATTATCCTACATCTCTTGATGTTATGTTCATTttccacctttttttccttttagtgttTCATGGCATGATTTCTGTGGGCCTATCTTGGAGTTCATTGGTTCTTTTCTCTGTCGTTCTTTTTCAGATAAGTTAGAAGAATAAACCATTAAGTTATGATATCATGCTTTTTATGTCTGGTATTTTCAATtggactttcaaaaattattattcTTAGAGCAGGTTTAAGTTTACAGAAAAATTGTACAGAAATtcttatataccccttcccaccaTCCCCAACACATAGTTTTCTCTGTTATTAATAATCTCGCATTAATGTGTATTTATTATAATTGATGAAGCAATATCGATACATTATAATCAACTAAGGTCCATAACTggagtagtgtgtgtgtgtgtgtgtgtgtgtgtgtgtgtgtgtgttaggagAGAAGCATCGACCTAGTAGCCCTCTCCCACCATTATAGATTTTGACATTTGATTTCATGAGTAAAAAGGCATTTACAACTATTAGTGGTGTGATCACAAGCTGTTTCCTGCTTTTTGATTTGCTTTACATCATGTTGGGAAAATTCACATTACACTTATGAAATAACATTTTCAATGGCCACAGAGTAAGTACACCATTATGCGTCCataccatattttaaaaaaatctttattttatttttatgtggtgctgaggatcaaacccagtgcctcatgcatgccaggtgagcgtgctaccacttgagccatatccccagcctctaaACCATATTTTAATGACACACTATTATAAAAGTTTTTTCAATTGACTTCACTTTTTCCCTATCGTAAGTCACACAATGAAAAATTTTGTGTTACATTTTTTGTGCTTCTgatatctatttctttttttttattggttgttcaaaatattacaaagctcttgacatctcatattacatataatagattcaagtggattatgaactcccatttttacccccaatacagattgcagaatcacatcggttacacatccacatttttacataatgccctattagtaactgttgtattctgctacctttcctatcctctactatcccccctcccctcccctcccctctcatcttctctctctaccccatctactataattcatttctctccttgtttattttccccttcccctcacaacttcttatatgtcattttgtataacaatgagggtctccctccatttccatgcaatttcccttttctctccctttccctcccacctcatgtctctgattaatgttaatcttttcttcctgctcttcctccctgctctgttcttagttgctctcattatatcaaagaagacatttggtatttgttttttatggattggctagcttcactaagcataatctgctctaatgccatccatttccctgcaaattccatgattttgtcattttttagtgctgtgtaatactccatggtgtataaatgccactttttttttatccattcatctattgaagggcatctgggttggttccacagtctagcaattgtgaattgtgctgctatgaacatcgatgtggcagtatccctgtagtgcgctcttttaaggtcttcagggaatagtccgagaagggcaatagctaggtcaaatggtggttccattcccagctttcccaggaatctccatattgctttccaaattggcagcaccagtttgcagtcccaccagcaatgtaccagagtacccttttccccacatcctcgccagcacttgttgttgtttgacttcataatggctgccaatcttactggagtgagatggtatcttagggtggttttgatttgcatttctctgactgctaaagatggtgagcattttttcatgcacttgttgattgattgtatgtcctcctctgagaagtgtctgttcaggtctttggcccatttattgattgggttatttgttatattattgtctaattttttgagttctttttatactctggatattagagctctatctgaagtgtgaggagtaaaaatttgtttccatgatgtaggctccctatttacctctcttattgtttctcttgctgagaaaaaacttttcagtttaagtaagtcccatttgttgattcttgttattaactcttgtgctgtgggtgtcctattaaggaatttggagcccgaccccacaatatgtagatcggagccaactttttcttctatcagacgcagagtctctgatttgatatctaattccttgatccactttgagttaacttttgtgcatggcgagaggaggggattcagtttcatttgcatatggatttccagttttcccaacaccatttgttgaagatgctatccttcctccattgcatgcttttagcttctttatcaaatataagatagttgtagctttgtggattagtctctgtgtcctctattctgtaccattggtccacccgcctgttttggtaccagtaccatgctgtttttgttacaattgctctataatatagtttgaaatctggtatcgctataccgcctgattcacacttcctgcttagaattgctttcgctattctgggtcttttatttttccatatgaatttcctgattgctttctctatttctacaagaaatgccgttgggattttgattggcattgcattaaatctatagagaacttttggtaatatcgccattttgatgatgttagttctgcctatcctctATTTCTTAAAATGTCCCCAAAGTAGAATTATTGGATTGAAGGTCATGGATATGTTTAATATTCTTAATTCATAAAACTATTCATCTTCAAAAAGATTAATCTATATTTCCACTAGCAAGTTACGAATGTCCATGTTTCATTGCATTTTGGCCACCTCTGAACTTTATTTAAAGACTCTGAACTTTATTTAAAGTCTTTATTTAAAGACTCAAGTTACGAATGTCCATGTTTCATTGCATTTTGGCCACCTCTGAACTTTATTTCAAAGTGATatatttcattgatattttaatttgcattttttggtGCTTATTGTGGTGGGATTTCCTTCTATATTTATTGACAGTTTGGATTTCTGTTGCCAGTTTTCTGAAGTATTTGTATTTTTGTTACTAATTTATGAAAGCTCTTTTTGTGTTAATGATACTAACCATGTATCTGTAAGTATTTTGCAATTATAGTTCCTGTTTTGTCACCTACCTTTAATTTTGCAGTATTACTTATGCAACACTCTGGATCCTGGGTGGGTGGGTAAGGTAACACCTTTGAGATCACTGGGAACCCTTGGGATGGATCCTGGCAGTCATGGGGGCACAGGCATTCATGTTAAAATTTTCAGGTCGTcccagctgatttttttttttgttttttttgcaaGGGATTGCATAGGAGGAATATATCAGTGAGGGGTTGAGGAAGAAGAACTGAGGGGAGGAGCTGCATATTAACTTCTGAGGCACATCTCTAGGGCCTTCTAGGAGTTGCTGTGTTGGGTACTGGAGTTTCTGTAGCATCTAGTAGAGGGAGAAACCAGGACAGGATAATGATGGGTGACCCTACAGAATGGTGAAGCCTGGAAAGAAAACAATTTGTGTTTGTAAAGATTCTACTAGGAATATGCAGAGTTTGGTTGGGGGAGTTTCCTCCAATCGAAAGGGAACAGAACCAAAACTCCCTGTTGAGTTTTTCCTCTCTCCAGACACTGCCTAGATTTTGCATCTGAGGGCAGGCAGAGCTCTGCCCATTCTCTCCCCTTCTAATTTCCCTAATTTCTCTCCTCTTTTCTGTGAACAGAGTCCCTTTCCCTTGATATCACCTAAGTTAGGCTGTAATTTTCCAAAATGGACCTTATCAAAacaaggggagagaagggaaaatcAAGaggtaaaaaaattttaaaagcgcgcgcacacacacacacacacacacacacacacacaccagacacATTGGTTATAAACCAGTGCTTTCCCTAAGATCATTTCAATCAGCCTCTGGTGCTCTAAATGGCAGTTCGTAGGAGGGTAGATATAGGTCTGTTTCTTCCTTTGCGAGTCTGTTTCACTCTAAGATTCTCCACTTTGCAGTTTGTGGGTTTCTAGCTTTGCTTTCCCTCTAGTCCTCTAGTCAGTTCCACAGCCCAGGAAGATCATGGCTAATTACTAGTTGATGGTTCATTCCTCAGCAATAAATTCAGATAATCAACAAATTTAATAGAACTAACTTCATTAAAAGATTACTATATGCCAGGCCCTGTACTAAGCACTTTTTCATAAATTATCTCATTTCATCATTGCAACTTCCATGTGAGGAAGAATTATAAACCTCAGAGAAATTAAATGACTGGCAAAAATTTATGAATCGAATAATCAGTAAAAAACAAGGCTCTTATTCTGGTTTGTCTGGCACTAAAATCCAAGCTCTTCACTACTGCATCCTACCATGGCAATTGTTTGTCTCAAATAACATCACCATTCATATAGCAGATGGCAGGTACCCTGTTCCCCTCCCACTTTGCTTGGGTGAAGAGCTGGCTTGACAGAGCCAGTTCTTTCTCGTCTCATGGAAGAGACTTGGGGAGTGGGTGATTGTaagtcttgcttttttttttttaatctctccaGGTCTTTAAAGCCTCACTCTGGAGCCCTGCTCCATCCCATCAACTTGAGGAAAGCCTTCTTCACATCCTTGTTCCTTAGACTGTAGATAACAGGATTGAGGAAGGCTGTGGCAATATTATAGAAAAGGGCCATTTTCTTGCCACTGTTTGATAAGGACCCAGAGCCAGGGCTCATGTACATGATGATACATGGAATGGCGAACATGGTGACCACAGTTATGTGGGAGgcacaggtggagaaggccttGATCCTACCCTGGGCTGAACGGATCTTCAGGATGGTGGCAAAGATGTTGGCATAGACAATGACAACCAGGGTGAGTGGAACCACAATGACATTGAAGCCTGTGATGAAGTCCACCAAGTCATTGAGGGATGTGTCTGCACAGGCCAGCTTCAGAACAGCAGGCACCTCACAGAAGTAGTGGTCAATTTCATTA is a window encoding:
- the LOC143404690 gene encoding olfactory receptor 2A12-like isoform X1 → MQDSLWRNHSSVTEFILLGFSRDTKINAILFGVFLFLYLITLLGNGLIITLIRMDFRLHTPMYFFLSVLSILDVGYVTTTVPQMLVHLVGEKKTISYIGCVAQMYIFLMLGITESWLFAIMAYDRYVAICHPLRYKVIMSPSLCGSLVAFCGFWGISCALIYTVSAMILPYCGPNEINHFFCEVPAVLKLACADTSINDQVDFILGFVLLLVPLSLIIIVYINIFAAILKIRSTQGRLKAFSTCASHITVVTMFSIPCMVMYMRPGSESSPEEDKKLALFYNVISAFLNPIVYSLRNKDVKRAFLKVVGHDKGSE
- the LOC143404690 gene encoding olfactory receptor 2A12-like isoform X2, whose translation is MRPKRNHSSVTEFILLGFSRDTKINAILFGVFLFLYLITLLGNGLIITLIRMDFRLHTPMYFFLSVLSILDVGYVTTTVPQMLVHLVGEKKTISYIGCVAQMYIFLMLGITESWLFAIMAYDRYVAICHPLRYKVIMSPSLCGSLVAFCGFWGISCALIYTVSAMILPYCGPNEINHFFCEVPAVLKLACADTSINDQVDFILGFVLLLVPLSLIIIVYINIFAAILKIRSTQGRLKAFSTCASHITVVTMFSIPCMVMYMRPGSESSPEEDKKLALFYNVISAFLNPIVYSLRNKDVKRAFLKVVGHDKGSE